Proteins found in one Pyrus communis chromosome 15, drPyrComm1.1, whole genome shotgun sequence genomic segment:
- the LOC137717972 gene encoding calcium uptake protein, mitochondrial-like isoform X2, with amino-acid sequence MSRLPSLTRPTSFIHQRLPIRHLSGSTQPSSPSPLSLIGASNVESHPPQTPFDGSFLKWISGFAVGSGVGLLYWSSPDSDFFKTSSFADWSTAESGLAVEDRPSRSLFRKLSLPEGAPGFIFGDAYRRKIFFNYEKRIRLRSPPEKVFEYFASSSMPDGELLMRPGDLMRAIVPVFPPSESNLVRDGYLRGERNPGDLRCSPSEFFMLFDVNNDGHISFKEYIFFVTLLSIPESSFSVAFKMFDLDDSGQIDKEEFKKVMALMRVCNRQGAYHRDGLRTGLKVNGSVEDGGLLEYFFGKDGKDSLEIDKFVKFLRDLQDEMVRLEFSHYDYKLRGTILAKDFALSMVASADMCHLSNLLDRVEELSNKPHLRDVRITFEEFKNFAELRKKLQPFSLALFSYGKANGMLTREDFQRAASHRRGMDVAQQVETGIMIHDS; translated from the exons ATGTCCCGCTTACCTTCCCTAACTCGACCCACATCGTTCATCCACCAACGCCTCCCAATCCGCCACCTTTCCGGTTCAACACAACCGTCGTCGCCGTCGCCGCTCTCTCTGATCGGCGCCTCGAACGTCGAGTCACACCCTCCCCAAACCCCCTTCGATGGCTCGTTCCTCAAATGGATCTCCGGCTTCGCGGTGGGCTCGGGAGTAGGGCTTCTCTACTGGTCCTCCCCCGATTCCGATTTCTTCAAAACGTCGTCGTTCGCTGACTGGTCAACGGCGGAGTCGGGATTGGCGGTTGAGGATCGGCCGTCGCGGTCATTGTTTCGGAAGTTGTCGTTGCCCGAAGGTGCCCCTGGGTTCATCTTCGGAG ATGCGTATAGGAGAAAGATTTTCTTCAACTATGAGAAACGCATAAGGTTGCGGAGTCCGCCGGAGAAG GTTTTTGAGTACTTTGCGTCTTCTAGTATGCCAGATGGAGAGTTACTTATGAGACCGGGAGATCTTATGAGGGCAATTGTTCCCGTCTTCCCTCCATCTGAGTCCAACCTTGTTAGAGATGGATATTTGAGAGGGGAAAGGAATCCTGGTGATTTGCGCTGTTCTCCTTCTGAATTTTTCATGCTTTTTGATGTAAACAATGATGGACATATTTCTTTTAAAGA GTATATTTTCTTTGTAACACTACTAAGCATCCCAGAATCAAGTTTCTCTGTCGCTTTTAAAATGTTTGACCTCGATGATAGTGG ACAAATTGACAAGGAAGAGTTCAAGAAAGTGATGGCTTTGATGCGAGTCTGCAATAGACAGGGAGCTTACCACAGGGATGGACTTCGAACTGGGCTAAAAGTCAATGGTTCTGTAGAAGATGGAGGACTTCTGGAGTACTTTTTCGGTAAAGATGGGAAGGATTCCCTTGAAATTGAtaaatttgtcaaatttttgaGAGATTTACAGGATGAA ATGGTGAGGTTGGAGTTTTCCCACTATGATTATAAATTGCGAGGAACCATATTGGCAAAGGACTTTGCTTTGTCCATGGTTGCTTCTGCCGACATGTGTCATCTAAGCAATTTGCTTGATCGGGTTGAGGAATTGAGCAATAAACCACATCTTAGAGATGTGCGCATCACATTTGAGGAGTTCAAAAACTTTGCCGAGCTTCGTAAAAAACTGCAGCCTTTTTCTTTGGCCCTTTTCAGCTATGGCAAAGCCAATGGCATGCTAACACGAGAAGATTTCCAACGTGCTGCTTCTCAT CGACGGGGAATGGACGTTGCTCAACAGGTGGAG
- the LOC137717972 gene encoding calcium uptake protein, mitochondrial-like isoform X1 produces MSRLPSLTRPTSFIHQRLPIRHLSGSTQPSSPSPLSLIGASNVESHPPQTPFDGSFLKWISGFAVGSGVGLLYWSSPDSDFFKTSSFADWSTAESGLAVEDRPSRSLFRKLSLPEGAPGFIFGDAYRRKIFFNYEKRIRLRSPPEKVFEYFASSSMPDGELLMRPGDLMRAIVPVFPPSESNLVRDGYLRGERNPGDLRCSPSEFFMLFDVNNDGHISFKEYIFFVTLLSIPESSFSVAFKMFDLDDSGQIDKEEFKKVMALMRVCNRQGAYHRDGLRTGLKVNGSVEDGGLLEYFFGKDGKDSLEIDKFVKFLRDLQDEMVRLEFSHYDYKLRGTILAKDFALSMVASADMCHLSNLLDRVEELSNKPHLRDVRITFEEFKNFAELRKKLQPFSLALFSYGKANGMLTREDFQRAASHVCDVSLTDNVVDIVFQLFDFNQDGNLSLDEFVRVLQRRGMDVAQQVETGIMIHDS; encoded by the exons ATGTCCCGCTTACCTTCCCTAACTCGACCCACATCGTTCATCCACCAACGCCTCCCAATCCGCCACCTTTCCGGTTCAACACAACCGTCGTCGCCGTCGCCGCTCTCTCTGATCGGCGCCTCGAACGTCGAGTCACACCCTCCCCAAACCCCCTTCGATGGCTCGTTCCTCAAATGGATCTCCGGCTTCGCGGTGGGCTCGGGAGTAGGGCTTCTCTACTGGTCCTCCCCCGATTCCGATTTCTTCAAAACGTCGTCGTTCGCTGACTGGTCAACGGCGGAGTCGGGATTGGCGGTTGAGGATCGGCCGTCGCGGTCATTGTTTCGGAAGTTGTCGTTGCCCGAAGGTGCCCCTGGGTTCATCTTCGGAG ATGCGTATAGGAGAAAGATTTTCTTCAACTATGAGAAACGCATAAGGTTGCGGAGTCCGCCGGAGAAG GTTTTTGAGTACTTTGCGTCTTCTAGTATGCCAGATGGAGAGTTACTTATGAGACCGGGAGATCTTATGAGGGCAATTGTTCCCGTCTTCCCTCCATCTGAGTCCAACCTTGTTAGAGATGGATATTTGAGAGGGGAAAGGAATCCTGGTGATTTGCGCTGTTCTCCTTCTGAATTTTTCATGCTTTTTGATGTAAACAATGATGGACATATTTCTTTTAAAGA GTATATTTTCTTTGTAACACTACTAAGCATCCCAGAATCAAGTTTCTCTGTCGCTTTTAAAATGTTTGACCTCGATGATAGTGG ACAAATTGACAAGGAAGAGTTCAAGAAAGTGATGGCTTTGATGCGAGTCTGCAATAGACAGGGAGCTTACCACAGGGATGGACTTCGAACTGGGCTAAAAGTCAATGGTTCTGTAGAAGATGGAGGACTTCTGGAGTACTTTTTCGGTAAAGATGGGAAGGATTCCCTTGAAATTGAtaaatttgtcaaatttttgaGAGATTTACAGGATGAA ATGGTGAGGTTGGAGTTTTCCCACTATGATTATAAATTGCGAGGAACCATATTGGCAAAGGACTTTGCTTTGTCCATGGTTGCTTCTGCCGACATGTGTCATCTAAGCAATTTGCTTGATCGGGTTGAGGAATTGAGCAATAAACCACATCTTAGAGATGTGCGCATCACATTTGAGGAGTTCAAAAACTTTGCCGAGCTTCGTAAAAAACTGCAGCCTTTTTCTTTGGCCCTTTTCAGCTATGGCAAAGCCAATGGCATGCTAACACGAGAAGATTTCCAACGTGCTGCTTCTCAT GTATGCGATGTATCTCTCACTGATAATGTAGTGGATATTGTATTCCAATTGTTCGATTTTAACCAAGATGGAAATTTAAGCTTAGATGAGTTTGTTAGAGTTTTACAGCGACGGGGAATGGACGTTGCTCAACAGGTGGAG
- the LOC137717959 gene encoding uncharacterized protein, whose translation MATASSSSRARIRANKSGPVLRSLSPSERFYTASNGGISSSASGFASSTSSSFSSPASAFFHHHHQDHHYYNQQINHHHHHRSASPTRVNLYTSSSPSPSVRFSIDHRSISPNHHSNRSIAVSKKTGPISMPKKTCMCSPTSHPGSFRCSLHKNQGGSQNTGSFPSNRLNMRRSAMTNSLVRISGVEGEWVKRALTALIRPCAHQQRRRAGFQPRPSRLSAMSTAHY comes from the coding sequence ATGGCGACCGCATCTTCCTCATCGAGGGCGAGAATCCGGGCCAACAAAAGCGGCCCTGTGCTCCGGTCGCTCTCGCCTTCCGAAAGGTTCTACACCGCTTCTAATGGCGGTATCTCGTCGTCGGCGTCAGGTTTCGCTTCTTCGACGAGCTCAAGCTTCTCGTCGCCGGCGTCAGCTttcttccaccaccaccaccaggaCCACCACTACTACAATCAGCAgatcaaccaccaccaccatcacagATCCGCTTCTCCGACGCGTGTCAACCTATACACCTCCTCCTCTCCGTCTCCGTCCGTCCGGTTCTCCATCGACCACCGTTCGATCTCTCCCAACCACCATTCGAATCGATCCATCGCCGTCTCCAAGAAAACTGGACCGATTTCGATGCCGAAGAAGACCTGTATGTGCTCGCCGACGTCGCATCCGGGATCATTTCGCTGCAGCCTCCACAAGAACCAGGGAGGGAGTCAAAACACCGGATCTTTCCCGTCGAACAGGTTGAATATGCGCAGGTCTGCTATGACGAACTCGCTGGTACGAATCAGTGGAGTCGAAGGCGAGTGGGTGAAGCGAGCCTTGACCGCCCTGATTCGCCCTTGTGCGCACCAGCAGAGGCGGAGAGCCGGGTTCCAGCCACGGCCCAGCAGACTCTCTGCCATGTCCACCGCCCACTACTAG